One genomic window of Acidimicrobiia bacterium includes the following:
- a CDS encoding PH domain-containing protein, translating into MPFPRRLVYDDETVALDLRPHWWFFSRHILTGVPLLALVVATASIQSDDLRNVVRWPVALLVLVWAAWLGRQYLAWLRTWFVVTDQRVLYRTGLVSRRGVEIPLDRITDIRYHQGIWARLIGVGDLDIESAGEEGDTHFEDVRHPDDVQNEIYDQMEGAAERRTRAGADAIGQAVVRAMGDQGPPAAGTDLAARIEQLARLRDQGLITVDEFERRKNHLLDQL; encoded by the coding sequence ATGCCGTTCCCGAGACGCCTCGTCTACGACGACGAGACGGTGGCGCTGGACCTCCGCCCGCACTGGTGGTTCTTCTCGCGGCACATCCTCACCGGGGTTCCGCTGCTCGCCCTCGTCGTGGCCACGGCCAGCATCCAGAGCGACGACCTCCGCAACGTCGTGCGGTGGCCGGTGGCGCTCCTCGTGCTGGTGTGGGCGGCGTGGCTCGGCCGGCAGTACCTGGCCTGGCTCCGCACCTGGTTCGTGGTCACCGACCAGCGGGTCCTGTACCGCACCGGCCTCGTCAGCCGCCGCGGCGTCGAGATCCCGCTCGACCGGATCACCGACATCCGCTACCACCAGGGCATCTGGGCGCGGCTCATCGGCGTCGGCGACCTGGACATCGAGTCCGCCGGGGAGGAGGGCGACACCCACTTCGAGGACGTGCGCCACCCCGACGACGTGCAGAACGAGATCTACGACCAGATGGAGGGGGCGGCCGAGCGTCGCACCCGCGCCGGCGCCGACGCCATCGGCCAGGCCGTCGTCCGCGCCATGGGCGACCAGGGGCCGCCCGCCGCCGGCACCGACCTCGCGGCCCGGATCGAGCAGCTGGCCCGGCTGCGCGACCAGGGCCTCATCACCGTCGACGAGTTCGAGCGCCGCAAGAACCACCTGCTCGACCAGCTCTAG
- a CDS encoding ATP-dependent DNA helicase UvrD2 — protein MDADALLVGLDPDQRAAVVTDAAPLAVLAGAGAGKTRVLTRRIAWRAATGRLDAERVLALTFTRRAAAELRDRLATLEVRPLVTAGTIHALCLAQLRGRAAERRRAFPALLDRKARLLVPLTARRGADARVAASELAGEIEWAKARLVDPERYEAAVAAAGRTPPRPAAEVAAIYRRYELEKRRRGLVDFDDLLWRCADALETDAAFAAAQRWRFRHVFVDEFQDVSPAQWRVVRGWVGGRPDLCVVGDADQAIYGFGGADPSYLTGFATHCPGGRAVRLGRNYRSTPQIVDVAEAVLRDGQRGRPRRVAARPAGPRPTVDAYDTGEDEARQVAARLRAARGAGTPWSALAVLYRTNAQSAGFEAALTAADIPYRVRGPGAFLARPEVRAALDALADAARAAPGRRFAEHLVDLAAMADDTAEAGSERAEHVAALVQLGREYLDAEPGPGSLDGFRAYLAAALRDDLPAADADAVELLSFHRAKGLEFHTVCVTGLERGMVPIAYASDPAARAEERRLLYVALTRAEHGLHCSWARTRTLGGRAVPRAPSPWLAAVAAAARRPPPTAPASPLTGLDEARRRLPASRRGSGDGLLAALQDWRRRLARAAGVPAYVIFPDATLHAVAATRPATRDALLALPGVGPVKLERHGQTVLELVRAHG, from the coding sequence GTGGACGCCGACGCGCTGCTGGTCGGCCTCGACCCCGACCAGCGGGCGGCGGTCGTCACCGACGCCGCGCCGCTCGCGGTGCTGGCCGGCGCCGGCGCCGGCAAGACCCGGGTCCTCACCCGGCGCATCGCCTGGCGGGCCGCGACCGGCCGCCTCGACGCCGAGCGGGTCCTCGCCCTGACGTTCACCCGGCGGGCCGCGGCCGAGCTGCGGGACCGGCTGGCGACGCTCGAGGTGCGTCCCCTCGTGACCGCGGGGACCATCCACGCCCTGTGCCTGGCCCAGCTGCGGGGCCGGGCCGCCGAGCGTCGGCGGGCCTTCCCGGCGCTGCTGGACCGGAAGGCCCGGCTGCTCGTCCCCCTCACGGCGCGGCGGGGCGCCGACGCCCGCGTCGCGGCCTCGGAGCTCGCGGGCGAGATCGAGTGGGCGAAGGCCCGGCTCGTCGACCCCGAGCGGTACGAGGCGGCCGTCGCCGCGGCCGGCCGGACCCCGCCCCGGCCGGCGGCCGAGGTGGCGGCGATCTACCGGCGGTACGAGCTCGAGAAGCGCCGCCGCGGCCTCGTCGACTTCGACGACCTCCTCTGGCGGTGCGCCGACGCGCTCGAGACCGACGCCGCGTTCGCGGCGGCGCAGCGTTGGCGCTTCCGGCACGTCTTCGTCGACGAGTTCCAGGACGTCAGCCCCGCGCAGTGGCGGGTCGTGCGCGGCTGGGTCGGGGGGCGCCCGGACCTCTGCGTGGTGGGCGACGCCGACCAGGCCATCTACGGCTTCGGCGGCGCCGACCCCTCGTACCTGACCGGGTTCGCCACCCACTGCCCCGGCGGCCGGGCGGTGCGGCTGGGGCGCAACTACCGGTCGACGCCCCAGATCGTGGACGTCGCCGAGGCCGTCCTGCGCGACGGGCAACGCGGCCGACCGCGGCGCGTCGCGGCCCGACCCGCCGGCCCGCGCCCGACCGTCGACGCCTACGACACCGGCGAGGACGAGGCCCGCCAGGTCGCGGCGCGGCTGCGCGCCGCGCGCGGCGCCGGGACGCCCTGGTCGGCGCTGGCGGTCCTGTACCGCACGAACGCGCAGTCGGCCGGGTTCGAGGCCGCGCTCACCGCCGCCGACATCCCGTACCGGGTGCGCGGCCCGGGCGCGTTCCTGGCCCGGCCCGAGGTCCGGGCCGCGCTCGACGCCCTCGCCGACGCCGCCCGGGCCGCGCCGGGCCGGCGCTTCGCCGAGCACCTCGTCGACCTCGCGGCCATGGCCGACGACACCGCCGAGGCCGGCTCGGAGCGGGCCGAGCACGTCGCCGCGCTGGTCCAGCTCGGCCGCGAGTACCTCGACGCCGAGCCCGGCCCGGGCTCGCTCGACGGCTTCCGGGCCTACCTCGCGGCGGCGCTGCGCGACGACCTGCCGGCGGCCGACGCCGACGCGGTCGAGCTCCTGAGCTTCCACCGGGCCAAGGGCCTCGAGTTCCACACCGTGTGCGTCACCGGCCTGGAGCGGGGCATGGTCCCCATCGCGTACGCGTCCGACCCGGCGGCGCGGGCCGAGGAGCGGCGCCTGCTCTACGTCGCGCTGACGCGCGCCGAGCACGGGCTCCACTGCTCCTGGGCCCGGACCCGGACCCTGGGGGGCCGGGCGGTGCCACGAGCGCCGAGCCCGTGGCTCGCGGCCGTGGCGGCCGCCGCCCGCCGCCCGCCGCCGACGGCCCCGGCGTCGCCGCTCACCGGGCTCGACGAGGCGCGGCGTCGGCTCCCCGCCTCGCGTCGCGGGTCCGGCGACGGCCTCCTCGCAGCGCTGCAGGACTGGCGGCGACGCCTGGCGCGCGCGGCCGGCGTCCCCGCCTACGTGATCTTCCCCGACGCCACGCTGCACGCGGTCGCGGCGACCCGCCCGGCGACGCGCGACGCGCTCCTCGCCCTCCCCGGGGTCGGGCCGGTGAAGCTCGAGCGGCACGGGCAGACCGTGCTCGAGCTGGTCCGCGCCCACGGATGA
- a CDS encoding metallopeptidase family protein, with amino-acid sequence MVQVTPERFEELVADALDAVPAELASAIENVAVIVADWPPREDRGGGGVLLGRYEGVPLTRRDPTRYAGVAPDRITIFQGPLCARATDEADLAAQVRTTVLHEIGHYFGLSDARLRDLGWA; translated from the coding sequence ATGGTGCAGGTCACGCCGGAACGCTTCGAGGAGCTGGTCGCCGACGCGCTCGACGCCGTGCCGGCCGAGCTGGCGTCGGCGATCGAGAACGTGGCCGTCATCGTCGCCGACTGGCCCCCGCGCGAGGACCGGGGCGGTGGCGGCGTGCTCCTCGGCCGGTACGAGGGGGTGCCCCTGACCCGACGCGACCCGACCCGCTACGCCGGCGTCGCCCCCGACCGCATCACGATCTTCCAGGGGCCGCTCTGCGCCCGCGCCACCGACGAGGCCGACCTCGCGGCGCAGGTGCGCACGACCGTCCTGCACGAGATCGGCCACTACTTCGGGCTGTCCGACGCGCGGCTGCGCGACCTGGGCTGGGCCTGA
- a CDS encoding Lrp/AsnC ligand binding domain-containing protein, whose amino-acid sequence MAITAYVLIQTEVGKAARVADAVRGIGGVVAADDVTGPYDVIVRTEAPSLDDLGKLVVSQIQAVDGITRTFTCPVVNL is encoded by the coding sequence ATGGCCATCACCGCCTACGTGCTCATCCAGACCGAGGTCGGGAAGGCCGCCCGCGTCGCCGACGCGGTCCGGGGCATCGGCGGGGTGGTCGCGGCCGACGACGTGACGGGGCCGTACGACGTGATCGTCCGCACCGAGGCCCCGAGCCTCGACGACCTCGGCAAGCTGGTGGTCTCCCAGATCCAGGCCGTGGACGGCATCACGCGCACCTTCACCTGCCCCGTCGTGAACCTCTAG
- a CDS encoding antibiotic biosynthesis monooxygenase, whose product MSVVRINAITVPKERAEELERRFAARAGQVASSPGFEAFELLRPTDGRDVYLVYTRWRSQADFERWAQSPAFQHGHRAHAREGPVGTDSALWSFDVVQHEEAG is encoded by the coding sequence ATGAGCGTCGTTCGCATCAACGCCATCACCGTGCCGAAGGAGCGGGCCGAGGAGCTCGAGCGCCGGTTCGCGGCGCGGGCCGGCCAGGTGGCCTCGTCGCCCGGGTTCGAGGCCTTCGAGCTGCTCCGGCCCACCGACGGCCGCGACGTGTACCTCGTGTACACGCGCTGGCGCTCGCAGGCCGACTTCGAGCGCTGGGCCCAGAGCCCCGCGTTCCAGCACGGCCACCGCGCCCACGCCCGCGAGGGGCCGGTCGGCACCGACAGCGCGCTGTGGTCCTTCGACGTCGTGCAGCACGAAGAGGCGGGCTAG
- a CDS encoding PAC2 family protein: MLQLDTVPRLRKPVLVLAIVGWVDAGEAGARAAALLCNQLEGRRVFARYALDDLVDLQQTRPTVSLVDGTTRRIVWPTIEFVAGRAGRDVVCCIGPEPSLRWPTVTHQLVELAQQLGVELAVGLGGMPAVVSHRRPVPVLATATGPDLAREAGAIRTDYHGATGMQTVLQCALGDAGIPALGLWAQVPHYVSATPSPPAVRALLSRLGDLASVAVDLGPLEGQADEYTSRVEEGVAERPDVAELVTAIEAQAEGEVSGDELADEIERFLRDH; encoded by the coding sequence GTGCTCCAGCTCGACACGGTCCCGCGCCTCCGCAAGCCCGTCCTCGTGCTCGCGATCGTGGGCTGGGTCGACGCCGGCGAGGCGGGCGCGCGCGCGGCGGCGTTGCTCTGCAACCAGCTCGAGGGCCGCCGCGTCTTCGCGCGGTACGCGCTCGACGACCTCGTCGACCTGCAGCAGACCCGCCCGACCGTCTCCCTCGTCGACGGCACCACCCGCCGGATCGTCTGGCCGACGATCGAGTTCGTCGCCGGCCGGGCCGGGCGCGACGTGGTGTGCTGCATCGGCCCCGAGCCGTCGCTGCGGTGGCCGACGGTCACCCACCAGCTCGTCGAGCTGGCCCAGCAGCTCGGGGTCGAGCTGGCGGTCGGGCTCGGCGGCATGCCGGCGGTGGTGTCGCACCGCCGCCCGGTGCCGGTGCTCGCCACCGCGACCGGGCCCGACCTGGCCCGCGAGGCCGGCGCCATCCGCACCGACTACCACGGCGCCACCGGCATGCAGACGGTGCTGCAGTGCGCGCTCGGCGACGCCGGCATCCCCGCCCTCGGGCTCTGGGCCCAGGTGCCGCACTACGTGTCCGCGACCCCGTCCCCGCCCGCGGTGCGGGCGCTCCTCTCGAGGCTCGGCGACCTCGCCAGCGTCGCCGTCGACCTCGGACCCCTCGAGGGCCAGGCCGACGAGTACACCTCGCGGGTCGAGGAGGGCGTGGCCGAGCGGCCCGACGTGGCCGAGCTGGTGACCGCCATCGAGGCCCAGGCCGAGGGCGAGGTCAGCGGCGACGAGCTCGCCGACGAGATCGAGCGGTTCCTGCGCGACCACTGA
- a CDS encoding TIGR03560 family F420-dependent LLM class oxidoreductase, translated as MRFGVHTGLQNTTTDELRSLWRRVEDAGFGWISIWDHFYAADATVTAEGTTSGARCHEAVAAHTALALETERVRCGSLVYCVAYRHPAVLANAMATIDHLAAGRVTLGLGAGWHQGEFAAYGIPFPPAPVRLRMLDEAIRCVRLLLTEDVADFDGEFFTLEEARCEPKPVQARLPLWIGGGGERVTLRIAARHADGWNIPFITPDVYRHKVGVLAEHCAREGRDPATIEKSVNLTLAWTDEELQARFGGLTEWIRPSALTGSPAEIVERVAAYGDAGADWVNVALRAPFDPRSIDRFAAEVLPAFR; from the coding sequence GTGCGGTTCGGCGTCCACACGGGGCTCCAGAACACCACCACCGACGAGCTGCGCTCGCTGTGGCGCCGCGTCGAGGACGCCGGGTTCGGGTGGATCTCGATCTGGGACCACTTCTACGCCGCCGACGCGACGGTGACGGCCGAGGGCACCACCTCGGGCGCCCGGTGCCACGAGGCCGTCGCCGCGCACACGGCCTTGGCGCTCGAGACCGAGCGGGTGCGGTGCGGCAGCCTCGTGTACTGCGTCGCCTACCGGCACCCGGCGGTGCTCGCCAACGCCATGGCGACGATCGACCACCTCGCCGCGGGCCGGGTCACGCTCGGCCTCGGCGCCGGGTGGCACCAGGGCGAGTTCGCCGCCTACGGGATCCCGTTCCCGCCCGCGCCGGTGCGCCTCCGCATGCTCGACGAGGCCATCCGCTGCGTGCGACTGCTCCTGACCGAGGACGTCGCCGACTTCGACGGCGAGTTCTTCACGCTCGAGGAGGCTCGCTGCGAGCCGAAGCCGGTGCAGGCGCGCCTGCCCCTCTGGATCGGCGGCGGTGGCGAGCGGGTAACGCTGCGCATCGCGGCGCGCCACGCCGACGGCTGGAACATCCCGTTCATCACCCCCGACGTCTACCGCCACAAGGTCGGGGTCCTGGCCGAGCACTGCGCGCGGGAGGGGCGCGACCCGGCCACGATCGAGAAGAGCGTGAACCTGACGCTGGCCTGGACCGACGAGGAGCTGCAGGCCCGCTTCGGCGGCCTGACCGAGTGGATCCGCCCGAGCGCGCTCACCGGCAGCCCGGCCGAGATCGTCGAGCGCGTCGCCGCCTACGGGGACGCCGGCGCCGACTGGGTGAACGTGGCCCTGCGGGCGCCGTTCGACCCCCGATCGATCGACCGGTTCGCCGCCGAGGTGCTGCCCGCCTTCCGCTGA
- a CDS encoding D-arabinono-1,4-lactone oxidase: protein MRDRHGWRNWGRTQQCDPAAVELPGSELEVAEAIRRADAAGQRVKVVGSGHSFTDIACTDGRMLSLDRLNRVLAVDERARLVTVEAGITIARLNEELAARGLALPNLGDIDRQSIAGAVATATHGTGARFGGLATFLRGLHLITADGETLRCSPDEEPEVFHVARVGLGALGVVTRVTLQCVPAFTLRHVERRHRLADVLADLDRYVDANEHFEFYWLPHTDSCATIENNRTDEPAQVKSAYKRWRAEVFYPNYFFGAVVAAGRAAPSLVPRLNAIVAGALGTTELIQRSDRVLISTRLVRFAEMEYAVPRARAREAVDGVREVVERRGLRVSFPIEVRFVAPDDIPLSTASGRDTCYVAVHMARGVPYEEYFRGVEAVMDGLDGRPHWGKLHFQTAATLAPRYPEWERFQAVRRKLDPEGRFSNAYLDRVLGPN, encoded by the coding sequence ATGCGCGACCGGCACGGATGGCGCAACTGGGGTCGGACCCAGCAGTGCGACCCGGCCGCGGTCGAGCTGCCGGGCAGCGAACTCGAGGTCGCGGAGGCGATTCGCCGCGCCGACGCCGCCGGGCAGCGGGTCAAGGTGGTCGGCAGCGGGCACTCGTTCACCGACATCGCCTGCACCGACGGCCGCATGCTGTCGCTCGATCGGCTGAACCGGGTGCTGGCCGTCGACGAGCGGGCCCGCCTCGTCACCGTGGAGGCGGGCATCACGATCGCGCGCCTCAACGAGGAGCTGGCCGCGCGCGGGCTGGCGCTGCCGAACCTCGGTGACATCGATCGTCAGAGCATCGCCGGCGCCGTCGCCACCGCCACCCACGGGACCGGCGCGCGGTTCGGCGGCCTCGCCACGTTCCTGCGGGGCCTGCACCTCATCACCGCCGACGGGGAGACGCTGCGGTGCTCACCGGACGAGGAGCCGGAGGTGTTCCACGTCGCGCGCGTCGGCCTCGGCGCCCTCGGGGTCGTGACCCGGGTGACGCTGCAGTGCGTGCCCGCGTTCACCCTCCGCCACGTCGAGCGGCGACACCGCCTCGCCGACGTCCTCGCCGACCTGGACCGCTACGTGGACGCGAACGAGCACTTCGAGTTCTACTGGCTGCCCCACACTGACTCGTGCGCCACGATCGAGAACAACCGCACCGACGAGCCGGCCCAGGTGAAGAGCGCCTACAAGCGGTGGCGGGCCGAGGTCTTCTACCCCAACTACTTCTTCGGCGCGGTGGTCGCGGCCGGCCGGGCCGCGCCGAGCCTCGTGCCGCGCCTGAACGCGATCGTGGCCGGCGCGCTCGGCACGACCGAGCTGATCCAGCGCAGCGACCGCGTCCTCATCAGCACCCGCCTCGTCCGGTTCGCCGAGATGGAGTACGCGGTGCCCCGGGCCCGGGCCCGGGAGGCGGTCGACGGGGTCCGGGAGGTCGTCGAGCGGCGAGGGCTCCGGGTCAGCTTCCCGATCGAGGTCCGCTTCGTCGCGCCGGACGACATCCCGCTCAGCACCGCGTCCGGCCGCGACACCTGCTACGTGGCGGTGCACATGGCGCGCGGCGTTCCGTACGAGGAGTACTTCCGGGGCGTTGAGGCGGTCATGGACGGGCTCGACGGCCGACCTCACTGGGGGAAGCTGCACTTCCAGACCGCGGCGACGCTGGCGCCCCGCTACCCGGAGTGGGAGCGGTTCCAGGCCGTGCGGCGCAAGCTCGACCCCGAGGGCCGCTTCTCGAACGCGTACCTCGACCGGGTCCTGGGCCCCAACTAG
- a CDS encoding DUF6159 family protein — MQRIRNSWELAKVSWSVLRSDKSLAVFPLLSALAGLAVVGVVAGLIAATGVNSANGGSLKGIGYVFIAAGYIASAFVTTYFLGALVHGANEALEGRHAELGECFGAANSRLHRILPWALVQATVSIVIQALESQRLIGQIVASLIGTAWAVLTFLTVPIIMLEDLGPIVAVKRSGQLLRRSWGENLTAQVGFGIFGFVALLPAALLVAIGAATGSLVVVIALATVAVAWALVTILAVSALSGIYRTALYRFAVDGVAPPAFAGADLQHALGPRQNRPGLGFGG; from the coding sequence GTGCAGCGCATCCGGAACTCGTGGGAGCTGGCCAAGGTCTCGTGGTCGGTGCTGCGGTCGGACAAGAGCCTGGCCGTGTTCCCGTTGCTCTCCGCCCTCGCCGGCCTCGCCGTCGTGGGCGTCGTCGCCGGCCTCATCGCCGCGACCGGCGTGAACAGCGCCAACGGCGGCAGCCTGAAGGGCATCGGCTACGTGTTCATCGCCGCCGGCTACATCGCGTCCGCGTTCGTGACCACCTACTTCCTCGGCGCGCTCGTGCACGGCGCCAACGAGGCGCTCGAGGGCCGCCACGCCGAGCTCGGCGAGTGCTTCGGCGCCGCGAACAGCCGGCTGCACCGCATCCTGCCCTGGGCCCTCGTGCAGGCGACGGTGTCGATCGTCATCCAGGCCCTCGAGAGCCAGCGGCTCATCGGCCAGATCGTCGCCAGCCTCATCGGCACCGCGTGGGCGGTGCTGACCTTCCTCACCGTCCCGATCATCATGCTCGAGGACCTCGGGCCGATCGTCGCCGTCAAGCGGTCCGGCCAGCTGCTCCGCCGGTCGTGGGGCGAGAACCTCACCGCCCAGGTGGGCTTCGGGATCTTCGGCTTCGTCGCCCTGCTCCCCGCCGCGCTCCTCGTCGCGATCGGCGCCGCCACCGGGAGCCTGGTGGTCGTCATCGCCCTCGCGACCGTCGCGGTGGCGTGGGCGCTCGTGACCATCCTCGCCGTCTCGGCGCTGAGCGGCATCTACCGGACCGCCCTCTACCGGTTCGCGGTCGACGGTGTCGCCCCGCCCGCCTTCGCCGGCGCCGACCTGCAGCACGCGCTCGGCCCCCGCCAGAACCGCCCCGGCCTCGGCTTCGGCGGCTGA
- a CDS encoding helical backbone metal receptor, whose product MRVVSLVPSATETLLALGVPPIAGTRFCDQPGLPTVGGTKNPDVPGVVALRPDLVVVNNEENRRADADALLAAGLALHDCSPRSVADVGPAVVALAEAVGADVPPPFEPSRWRAWLADAAPAPLARPAVTFVWRRPWMTLGPDTYGASVLERVGLSLAETGDAADRYPTVTLEAVRARRPDLALLPSEPYPFGRRHLAEVEDALPGTAVTLVDGRDLFWWGARTPAAVARLAAALS is encoded by the coding sequence GTGCGGGTCGTCTCGCTCGTCCCGTCGGCCACCGAGACGCTGCTGGCGCTCGGGGTGCCGCCGATCGCCGGCACCCGGTTCTGCGACCAGCCCGGCCTGCCGACCGTCGGCGGCACGAAGAACCCCGACGTGCCCGGCGTCGTCGCCCTTCGCCCGGACCTCGTCGTCGTCAACAACGAGGAGAACCGCCGCGCCGACGCCGACGCGCTCCTCGCCGCCGGCCTGGCGCTCCACGACTGCTCGCCGCGCTCGGTCGCCGACGTCGGGCCCGCCGTCGTGGCCCTGGCCGAGGCCGTCGGCGCCGACGTGCCCCCACCCTTCGAGCCGTCGCGCTGGCGGGCGTGGCTCGCCGACGCCGCGCCGGCGCCCCTGGCGCGCCCGGCGGTGACGTTCGTCTGGCGGCGCCCGTGGATGACCCTCGGCCCGGACACCTACGGGGCGTCGGTCCTCGAGCGCGTCGGGCTCTCGCTCGCCGAGACCGGCGACGCCGCCGACCGGTACCCGACGGTGACGCTCGAGGCCGTGCGCGCCCGCCGGCCCGACCTGGCGCTCCTGCCGTCGGAGCCGTACCCGTTCGGTCGCCGGCACCTCGCCGAGGTCGAGGACGCGCTGCCCGGGACCGCGGTGACGCTCGTCGACGGGCGCGACCTGTTCTGGTGGGGCGCCCGCACCCCGGCGGCGGTGGCGCGCCTCGCCGCCGCGCTCAGCTGA
- the galK gene encoding galactokinase — translation MQSRVRAVLDALGGDASARVVRAPGRVNLVGDHTDYNDGFCLPMAIDRDCLVGVRPTGDGRVRARSLDVDGVVEWERGPPATVEPAWGRFVAAAARRAGVTGVELAVSSTVPLGSGLSSSAALSVALVLALGPDRDPRSVAGAARQVEVEASGVPVGLMDQLASTLGRAGAALRLDCRTLAVEVVPLPATVRVGVVHSGLPRTLATSEYAARRAACEAAARRLGVASLRDARADQVTDDPLARHVVSENGRVLEAAAALRAGDVERVGRLLVASHASLRDDFAVSTPELDRLVDLLLEEGALGARLTGAGFGGCVVALTTAADAAALDRAAERYAAATRLRPRAFLVRGVDGAGPVPVS, via the coding sequence GTGCAGTCGCGCGTGCGGGCCGTGCTCGACGCCCTCGGTGGCGACGCGTCGGCGCGCGTCGTGCGGGCGCCGGGCCGGGTCAACCTCGTCGGCGACCACACCGACTACAACGACGGCTTCTGCCTCCCGATGGCGATCGACCGCGACTGCCTGGTCGGGGTCCGCCCCACCGGCGACGGCCGGGTTCGGGCCCGGTCCCTCGACGTCGACGGGGTCGTCGAGTGGGAGCGCGGGCCGCCGGCGACGGTCGAGCCCGCGTGGGGCCGGTTCGTCGCCGCCGCGGCCCGGCGCGCCGGCGTCACCGGCGTCGAGCTCGCGGTCTCGTCGACCGTCCCGCTGGGGTCGGGGCTGTCGTCGAGCGCGGCCCTCAGCGTCGCCCTGGTCCTGGCGCTGGGCCCCGATCGCGACCCGCGGTCGGTCGCCGGCGCGGCCCGCCAGGTCGAGGTCGAGGCCAGCGGGGTGCCGGTCGGCCTCATGGACCAGCTGGCGTCGACGCTCGGGCGCGCCGGCGCGGCGCTGCGGCTCGACTGCCGCACCCTCGCGGTCGAGGTCGTGCCGCTGCCGGCCACGGTGCGGGTCGGCGTCGTGCACAGCGGCCTGCCCCGGACGCTCGCCACGAGCGAGTACGCGGCGCGCCGGGCCGCGTGCGAGGCGGCGGCGCGGCGGCTCGGTGTGGCCTCCTTGCGCGACGCGCGGGCCGACCAGGTCACCGACGACCCGCTGGCGCGTCACGTGGTGTCCGAGAACGGCCGTGTCCTCGAGGCCGCGGCGGCGCTCCGCGCCGGCGACGTCGAGCGGGTGGGCCGGCTGCTGGTCGCCAGCCACGCGAGCCTCCGCGACGACTTCGCGGTGTCGACCCCGGAGCTCGACCGCCTCGTGGACCTGCTCCTCGAGGAGGGCGCGCTCGGTGCGCGGCTGACCGGCGCCGGGTTCGGTGGGTGCGTCGTCGCGCTGACCACCGCGGCGGACGCGGCGGCGCTGGACCGGGCCGCGGAGCGGTACGCGGCGGCGACGCGCTTGCGGCCGCGGGCGTTCCTGGTCCGCGGCGTCGACGGCGCCGGCCCGGTGCCCGTCAGCTGA
- a CDS encoding D-alanine--D-alanine ligase family protein — protein MTRRIRVLLLFGGRSAEHDVSRVSAAAVAGALDPDRYEVVPVAITTAGRWLLAGEARAALAAGPAELPSAFRVEGVPVTEPPDPAEPALVSLEADAPDAPGPTDVDVVLPLLHGPYGEDGTVQGLFELADLPYVGAGVVGSALGMDKIAMKSAFAAAGLDTPRWLPLRDGHDRAAFADRVEARLGLPCFVKPANMGSSVGVSKAHDRGELDAAIGVALAFDEWVLAEEAIVGREIEVGILGDDPPAASVPGEVVPGDEFYTYADKYEEDAVQLLTPAPLGADQADEVRALAVRAFEACRGEAMARVDFFLSEERGFLVNELNTIPGFTPVSQYPRMWAASGVPYPELLDRLVELALARHERRARRAGRQRGDPGA, from the coding sequence GTGACGCGCCGGATCCGAGTGCTGCTGCTGTTCGGCGGCCGGTCGGCGGAGCACGACGTGTCGCGCGTCAGCGCCGCCGCCGTCGCCGGCGCCCTCGACCCCGACCGCTACGAGGTCGTCCCCGTCGCGATCACCACCGCGGGCCGGTGGCTGCTGGCGGGCGAGGCCCGGGCCGCGCTGGCCGCCGGGCCCGCCGAGCTGCCGAGCGCGTTCCGGGTCGAGGGCGTCCCGGTGACCGAGCCGCCGGACCCGGCCGAGCCGGCGCTGGTGTCGCTCGAGGCCGACGCCCCCGACGCGCCCGGCCCCACCGACGTCGACGTGGTGCTGCCGCTCCTGCACGGCCCGTACGGGGAGGACGGCACCGTGCAGGGCCTCTTCGAGCTCGCCGACCTCCCCTACGTCGGCGCCGGGGTCGTCGGCTCGGCCCTGGGTATGGACAAGATCGCCATGAAGTCCGCGTTCGCCGCCGCCGGGCTCGACACCCCGCGCTGGCTGCCGCTCCGAGACGGCCACGACCGGGCCGCGTTCGCCGACCGGGTCGAGGCCCGGCTCGGGCTCCCGTGCTTCGTGAAGCCGGCGAACATGGGCTCGTCGGTCGGCGTGTCGAAGGCCCACGACCGCGGCGAGCTCGACGCCGCCATCGGCGTGGCGCTCGCCTTCGACGAGTGGGTGCTCGCTGAGGAGGCGATCGTGGGACGCGAGATCGAGGTCGGCATCCTCGGCGACGACCCGCCGGCGGCGTCCGTCCCGGGGGAGGTGGTCCCCGGCGACGAGTTCTACACCTACGCCGACAAGTACGAGGAGGACGCGGTCCAGCTGCTCACGCCGGCGCCGCTCGGCGCCGACCAGGCCGACGAGGTGCGCGCCCTGGCGGTGCGGGCCTTCGAGGCGTGCCGCGGCGAGGCGATGGCCCGCGTCGACTTCTTCCTGAGCGAGGAGCGGGGCTTCCTTGTGAACGAGCTGAACACCATCCCGGGGTTCACCCCCGTCTCGCAGTACCCGCGGATGTGGGCGGCCAGCGGCGTGCCGTACCCGGAGCTCCTCGACCGGCTCGTCGAGCTCGCCCTCGCCCGCCACGAGCGCCGCGCCCGTCGGGCCGGGCGGCAGCGGGGCGACCCCGGTGCCTAG